The following proteins are co-located in the Urocitellus parryii isolate mUroPar1 chromosome 15, mUroPar1.hap1, whole genome shotgun sequence genome:
- the Vps35 gene encoding vacuolar protein sorting-associated protein 35 isoform X2 translates to MKRCLDKNKLMDALKHASNMLGELRTSMLSPKSYYELYMAISDELHYLEVYLTDEFAKGRKVADLYELVQYAGNIIPRLYLLITVGVVYVKSFPQSRKDILKDLVEMCRGVQHPLRGLFLRNYLLQCTRNILPDEGEPTDEETTGDISDSMDFVLLNFAEMNKLWVRMQHQGHSRDREKRERERQELRILVGTNLVRLSQLEGVNVERYKQIVLTGILEQVVNCRDALAQEYLMECIIQVFPDEFHLQTLNPFLRACAELHQNVNVKNIIIALIDRLALFAHREDGPGIPADIKLFDIFSQQVATVIQSRQDMPSEDVVSLQVSLINLAMKCYPDRVDYVDKVLETTVEIFNKLNLEHIATSSAVSKELTRLLKIPVDTYNNILTVLKLKHFHPLFEYFDYESRKSMSCYVLSNVLDYNTEIVSQDQVDSIMNLVSTLIQDQPDQPIEDPDPEDFADEQSLVGRFIHLLRSEDPDQQYLILNTARKHFGAGGNQRIRFTLPPLVFAAYQLAFRYKENSKVDDKWEKKCQKIFSFAHQTISALIKAELAELPLRLFLQGALAAGEIGFENHETVAYEFMSQAFSLYEDEISDSKAQLAAITLIIGTFERMKCFSEENHEPLRTQCALAASKLLKKPDQGRAVSTCAHLFWSGRNTDKNGEELHGGKRVMECLKKALKIANQCMDPSLQVQLFIEILNRYIYFYEKENDAVTIQVLNQLIQKIREDLPNLESSEETEQINKHFHNTLEHLRLRRESPESEGPIYEGLIL, encoded by the exons ATATGGCTATTTCTGATGAACTGCATTATTTGGAAGTCTACCTAACAGATGAATTTGCTAAAGGAAGAAAAGTGGCAGATCTTTACGAGCTTGTACAATATGCTGGGAACATTATCCCAAGACT TTATCTGTTGATCACAGTTGGAGTTGTATATGTCAAATCATTTCCTCAGTCTAggaaagatattttgaaagattTGGTAGAAATGTGCCGTGGTGTGCAGCATCCATTAAGGGGTTTATTTCTTCGAAATTATCTTCTTCAGTGTACCAGAAACATTTTACCTGATGAAGGAGAGCCAACAGA TGAAGAAACAACAGGTGATATCAGTGATTCTATGGATTTTGTACTACTCAACTTTGCAGAAATGAACAAGCTCTGGGTGCGAATGCAGCATCAGGGACATAGCCGAGATAGAGAAAAAAGAGAACGAGAAAGACAAGAACTGAGAATTTTAGTGGGAACAAATTTAGTGCGCCTCAGCCAGTTGGAAGGTGTAAATGTGGAACGTTACAAACAG aTTGTATTGACTGGTATATTAGAACAAGTCGTGAATTGTAGGGATGCTTTGGCTCAAGAATATCTCATGGAATGTATTATTCAG GTTTTTCCTGATGAATTCCACCTCCAGACTTTGAATCCTTTTCTTCGGGCTTGTGCTGAGTTACACCAAAATGTAAACGTGAAAAACATAATCATTGCTTTGATTGATAG attAGCTTTATTTGCTCATCGGGAAGATggacctggaatcccagcagatATTAAACTTTTTGACATATTTTCACAGCAGGTGGCTACAGTGATACAG TCTAGACAAGACATGCCTTCGGAGGATGTTGTATCTTTACAAGTCTCTCTCATTAATCTTGCCATGAAATGTTACCCTGATCGGGTGGATTATGTTGATAAAGTTCTAGAAACAACAGTGGAGATATTTAATAAGCTTAACCTTGAACA tattgctACCAGTAGTGCAGTTTCAAAGGAACTCACCAGACTTTTGAAGATACCTGTTGATACTTACAACAATATTTTAAcagtcttaaaattaaaacatttccacCCACTTTTTGAGTACTTTGACTACGAATCCAGAAAGAGCATGAGTTGTTATGTGCTTAGTAATGTTCTGGATTATAACACAGAAATTGTCTCTCAAGACCAA GTGGATTCCATAATGAATTTGGTATCCACATTGATTCAAGATCAACCAGACCAACCTATAGAAGACCCTGATCCAGAAGACTTTGCTGATGAGCAGAGCCTTGTGGGCCGATTTATTCATCTTCTGAGGTCTGAGGACCCTGATCAGCAGTACTTG attttAAACACAGCACGAAAACATTTTGGAGCTGGGGGAAATCAACGTATTCGTTTCACACTACCACCTTTGGTATTTGCAGCTTACCAGCTGGCTTTTCGATACAAAGAGAATTCTAAAGTG gatgacaaatgggaaaagaaatgcCAGAAGATTTTTTCATTTGCTCACCAGACTATCAGTGCTTTGATCAAAGCAGAACTGGCAGAGTTACCCTTAAGACTTTTCCTTCAAGGAGCTCTAGCTGCTGGAGAAATTGGTTTTGAAAATCATGAAACAGTAGCATATGAATTTATGTCCCAG GCATTTTCTCTATATGAGGATGAAATTAGTGATTCCAAAGCACAGCTGGCTGCTATCACCTTGATCATTGGCACTTTTGAGAGGATGAAGTGCTTCAGTGAAGAGAATCATGAACCCTTAAGGACTCAGTGTGCACTTGCTGCATCCAAACTTCTAAAAAAACCAGATCAGGGCCGAGCTGTGAGCACCTGTGCACATCTCTTCTGGTCTGGCAGAAACACAGACAAAAATGGGGAGGAG CTTCATGGAGGCAAGAGGGTAATGGAGTGCCTAAAGAAAGCTCTAAAAATAGCAAATCAATGCATGGACCCCTCTCTACAAGTGCAGCTTTTTATAGAAATTCTGAACagatatatctatttttatgaaaaggaaaatgatgcG GTAACAATTCAGGTTTTGAACCAGCTTATCCAGAAGATTCGAGAAGACCTCCCAAATCTTGAGTCCAGTGAAGAAACAGAGCAGATTAACAAACATTTTCATAATACATTGGAGCATTTGCGTTTGAGGCGGGAATCACCAGAGTCTGAGGGGCCAATTTATGAAGGTctcatcctttaa
- the Vps35 gene encoding vacuolar protein sorting-associated protein 35 isoform X1: MPTTQQSPQDEQEKLLDEAIQAVKVQSFQMKRCLDKNKLMDALKHASNMLGELRTSMLSPKSYYELYMAISDELHYLEVYLTDEFAKGRKVADLYELVQYAGNIIPRLYLLITVGVVYVKSFPQSRKDILKDLVEMCRGVQHPLRGLFLRNYLLQCTRNILPDEGEPTDEETTGDISDSMDFVLLNFAEMNKLWVRMQHQGHSRDREKRERERQELRILVGTNLVRLSQLEGVNVERYKQIVLTGILEQVVNCRDALAQEYLMECIIQVFPDEFHLQTLNPFLRACAELHQNVNVKNIIIALIDRLALFAHREDGPGIPADIKLFDIFSQQVATVIQSRQDMPSEDVVSLQVSLINLAMKCYPDRVDYVDKVLETTVEIFNKLNLEHIATSSAVSKELTRLLKIPVDTYNNILTVLKLKHFHPLFEYFDYESRKSMSCYVLSNVLDYNTEIVSQDQVDSIMNLVSTLIQDQPDQPIEDPDPEDFADEQSLVGRFIHLLRSEDPDQQYLILNTARKHFGAGGNQRIRFTLPPLVFAAYQLAFRYKENSKVDDKWEKKCQKIFSFAHQTISALIKAELAELPLRLFLQGALAAGEIGFENHETVAYEFMSQAFSLYEDEISDSKAQLAAITLIIGTFERMKCFSEENHEPLRTQCALAASKLLKKPDQGRAVSTCAHLFWSGRNTDKNGEELHGGKRVMECLKKALKIANQCMDPSLQVQLFIEILNRYIYFYEKENDAVTIQVLNQLIQKIREDLPNLESSEETEQINKHFHNTLEHLRLRRESPESEGPIYEGLIL, translated from the exons ATATGGCTATTTCTGATGAACTGCATTATTTGGAAGTCTACCTAACAGATGAATTTGCTAAAGGAAGAAAAGTGGCAGATCTTTACGAGCTTGTACAATATGCTGGGAACATTATCCCAAGACT TTATCTGTTGATCACAGTTGGAGTTGTATATGTCAAATCATTTCCTCAGTCTAggaaagatattttgaaagattTGGTAGAAATGTGCCGTGGTGTGCAGCATCCATTAAGGGGTTTATTTCTTCGAAATTATCTTCTTCAGTGTACCAGAAACATTTTACCTGATGAAGGAGAGCCAACAGA TGAAGAAACAACAGGTGATATCAGTGATTCTATGGATTTTGTACTACTCAACTTTGCAGAAATGAACAAGCTCTGGGTGCGAATGCAGCATCAGGGACATAGCCGAGATAGAGAAAAAAGAGAACGAGAAAGACAAGAACTGAGAATTTTAGTGGGAACAAATTTAGTGCGCCTCAGCCAGTTGGAAGGTGTAAATGTGGAACGTTACAAACAG aTTGTATTGACTGGTATATTAGAACAAGTCGTGAATTGTAGGGATGCTTTGGCTCAAGAATATCTCATGGAATGTATTATTCAG GTTTTTCCTGATGAATTCCACCTCCAGACTTTGAATCCTTTTCTTCGGGCTTGTGCTGAGTTACACCAAAATGTAAACGTGAAAAACATAATCATTGCTTTGATTGATAG attAGCTTTATTTGCTCATCGGGAAGATggacctggaatcccagcagatATTAAACTTTTTGACATATTTTCACAGCAGGTGGCTACAGTGATACAG TCTAGACAAGACATGCCTTCGGAGGATGTTGTATCTTTACAAGTCTCTCTCATTAATCTTGCCATGAAATGTTACCCTGATCGGGTGGATTATGTTGATAAAGTTCTAGAAACAACAGTGGAGATATTTAATAAGCTTAACCTTGAACA tattgctACCAGTAGTGCAGTTTCAAAGGAACTCACCAGACTTTTGAAGATACCTGTTGATACTTACAACAATATTTTAAcagtcttaaaattaaaacatttccacCCACTTTTTGAGTACTTTGACTACGAATCCAGAAAGAGCATGAGTTGTTATGTGCTTAGTAATGTTCTGGATTATAACACAGAAATTGTCTCTCAAGACCAA GTGGATTCCATAATGAATTTGGTATCCACATTGATTCAAGATCAACCAGACCAACCTATAGAAGACCCTGATCCAGAAGACTTTGCTGATGAGCAGAGCCTTGTGGGCCGATTTATTCATCTTCTGAGGTCTGAGGACCCTGATCAGCAGTACTTG attttAAACACAGCACGAAAACATTTTGGAGCTGGGGGAAATCAACGTATTCGTTTCACACTACCACCTTTGGTATTTGCAGCTTACCAGCTGGCTTTTCGATACAAAGAGAATTCTAAAGTG gatgacaaatgggaaaagaaatgcCAGAAGATTTTTTCATTTGCTCACCAGACTATCAGTGCTTTGATCAAAGCAGAACTGGCAGAGTTACCCTTAAGACTTTTCCTTCAAGGAGCTCTAGCTGCTGGAGAAATTGGTTTTGAAAATCATGAAACAGTAGCATATGAATTTATGTCCCAG GCATTTTCTCTATATGAGGATGAAATTAGTGATTCCAAAGCACAGCTGGCTGCTATCACCTTGATCATTGGCACTTTTGAGAGGATGAAGTGCTTCAGTGAAGAGAATCATGAACCCTTAAGGACTCAGTGTGCACTTGCTGCATCCAAACTTCTAAAAAAACCAGATCAGGGCCGAGCTGTGAGCACCTGTGCACATCTCTTCTGGTCTGGCAGAAACACAGACAAAAATGGGGAGGAG CTTCATGGAGGCAAGAGGGTAATGGAGTGCCTAAAGAAAGCTCTAAAAATAGCAAATCAATGCATGGACCCCTCTCTACAAGTGCAGCTTTTTATAGAAATTCTGAACagatatatctatttttatgaaaaggaaaatgatgcG GTAACAATTCAGGTTTTGAACCAGCTTATCCAGAAGATTCGAGAAGACCTCCCAAATCTTGAGTCCAGTGAAGAAACAGAGCAGATTAACAAACATTTTCATAATACATTGGAGCATTTGCGTTTGAGGCGGGAATCACCAGAGTCTGAGGGGCCAATTTATGAAGGTctcatcctttaa